Genomic segment of Bubalus kerabau isolate K-KA32 ecotype Philippines breed swamp buffalo chromosome 6, PCC_UOA_SB_1v2, whole genome shotgun sequence:
GCAGTCCTAGCCTCACCGCCTGCTCTGGCCCCAACGCCTCCAGTGCATCTGCAGCCCCCTGAGCCTCTGCCCTTACCTGTCCCCCTGGAGGATCAACCTTGCAGGGTCTCAGACCTCTCCCTGGCCTCCCGGCCCACCCCTCAGCCTCTCCCCACGCCTCTTCCCCATACCATGTCCAGCCGCCCATCCCCCCCAACAAGGGCTGACAAGGCGAAGGTGCTGAGGGTGCTGGCGGTCAAGGAGTAGTATGTGTTGAGAGCGGTCCGATGCTGCCCGTCCCCCAGGGCAGTGGGTGCAGAGTTGAAACTAGGCCAGAAGATCCACAGGAAGATGGTCCCTAAACGGTGGGCAGAAAGGCGGAATGAGAGGAAGTAAGTGACTCCCTCGCAAGGTACAAGTTGTGTAGCTGCAGTCAAGTCACCTACTCTcatcagcctcagtttcctcatctgtaaaatggggatagtgaCGCATACCTCAGGAAGTGAGGACTCAATGAGATGATGCATACCAAGTACCTAACCACAGCTTGTTACTTTAGtcagtgtcagtcgctcagtcatgtccgactctgcgaccacgtggactgtagcccgccaggctcctctgtccaagggattcttcaggcaagagtactagagtggatagctattcctttctccaggagagcttccagccatcaaacacaggtctcctgcattgcagctggattctttaccagctgagccaccagggaaatccaaccaTGGCCTCGttgtgttcagtagctcagttgggtccgactctttgcgaccctgtggactgcagcacaccaggcttccctgtccttcaccatctcttggagcttgcccaaactcatgtccattgagtcgatgatgccatccaactatctcatcctctgtcgtccccttctcttcccaccttcaatctttcccaacatcagggtcttttccagtgagtcagttcttcacatcaggtggccaaagcattgcagcttcagcttcagtccttccaatgaatattcagggttgatttcctttaggattgactggtttggtctccttattgtccaagggactctcaagtgtcttccaTGGCCTAGCTGGTACTAAATGTCTAACAACTGGTACCACTGAAGGGTACTGGCATGAGAGGGCGTAAGTTACTTGGTTGACAACcacggggggtggggaggggttgagttttttttaagtatcagaaaaggaaagaaaaaaaaggcaaagggcACCACATATCAGGCACGAATCTGGTACTTGATATCCATAACAGGAAAATCATTTGTTTTATAACCTCAACTGCCACCTGGAGAGGGTGGGCCCCGGCCTGAGCACTGATGGGCTGGGCCTCGGCGTCTCGGGCAGGAACTGGGAGCTCCATAGGCCTTGCTGCCCTGTGAGGTTCCCAGGTCAGTCCTGGAGGGAGAGGTGGGGGGCAAGGGAGGAGGGGGGCTGGGGGCCCTGTGGGGCAGGGCCAGCATGGCAGAGAGGCTTGAGGGACTGAGGTGGGGGACAAGGGAGGGGGGTGCTTGGGGCCCTGTGGGGCAGGGCCAGCGTGGCAGAGAGGCTTGAGGGACTAAGGTGGGGGGcaagggaggagggggctgggggccctGTGGGGCAGGGCCAGCGTGGCAGAGAGGCTTGAGGGAGTGCCCCTTAGTTCTGAGTGGTCCTTGGGTTGCGATGTAGCTTCTGCACCTCCATAGTCTGCAGTAAAATCTACCGCACATACACATGTGTCTTCTGAGAAGAGTTTTGGGAGGAATCAAGGAAGAGACCCATTTTCCTGTCCAGCAGGAGCTGGGAGGCAGAGGAAATCTGAGAATGTAAGCCTCCCAGGAAAGCACAGAAATCTCCGGGAGGCCTCTGGACTTCAAACCAAACTTATCAAAGGGCAAGGAGGCCTCCTCTGACCTAGGGTTCCATGAGCTCTGTTTCACAACACACCCAGATGTGAGCAAGAAACACAAGGCTAGTCTCTTCTTTATGTAAGAATGGGCACTTCAGTAACTACTCAATACTACCTTCAAAAAGGTAAAATATCAATTTCCTTTCCTGACTCATCAGTGAATGGACAGGAGCAGAGGTGCAGGCTTAGAAGAAGTAGGTGGTGACAAGGGTGCTTGCAGGCCAGACCCTACTCCTCCCAGGGGTGACCTGTGACCTCTCCTTCTCTCCTGAGAGTGCCGGGGCTTCCAGGAAATCTCCTGGGAGGAAGTGTCCTCAGGAGGTGGGAGGCAGCACCAAGGGAACAGGCCTAGAGGTTACAGATGGGGAGAAGCTGAGTCTGgctggagagagagggggagaaagaGGTAGGGAgtcgggaggggaaggggagcaaATTACTGCACAGGCCACTATGCCTGACTGAGGAGTCCAGTATTTAACTGTGGGTAGGGGGACCCTGAAGGCCTTTAAACAGAGATAGGTACCATCAgacttggatttagaaaagcccctgagatggatctcgggcttccctggtggctcagacagtaaagaatctgcctgcgatgcaggagacctggatttaatccctgggtcaggaagatcccctggaagagggtaaggcaatccactctagtattcttgcctgaagaatcccatggacaaaggagcctggcgggctacagtccacagggtcacaaagagttggacaagactgagtgactaacaccttcatgAACATTTTCTGGGATGGAGCCCTGAGATCCATGAGCTCTGAGTTCTAAGAACCTGTCATAAAACTACCAAAAATGATAAGCAAGGGTCCCCAGGCTCTGATGGAAGAGTCCGAGTTGGAAGGGAGTTCCCTGCCAGAACCCCAAGACTTATAGGTGGTACCCCGAGACCAGGCCTGGATATGAACTGGCCCCTCACCCACCACACCTCAGGAGGCCTCACCAATCATAGCAAAGAGGTCCGAATGGTAGACGGAGCCCTGGCAATGCTTGCTGTTCTCCAGTTGGGGCCTATAGAGGACCCGGGAGAGGATCAGCCCGAAGTAAGCGCCAAAAGTGTGGATAGTCATGGAGCCTCCTGCGTCCTTCACCTGGGGAGGTGGGGCTGAGGTGGAGGGGCAGCCCCTTGCCCCACTCCTGCCCCATGCCTTCCCTGTTCAGGGCCTGGCCATGCCCACTCCGCACCCCATCCCCATCCAAACTCACCTCCAGGAGGCTAAGCAGGACAAACTCGTTGAGGCCAAACAGCACCACCTCCAGCAGGGCCATGAGCAGCAGCTGAACCGGCCCAGTCTTGCCCAGTACGGCCCCAAAGGAGATAAGCACGGCCGCAGCACAGAAGTCAGCATTGATCATGCTGGGGGATTCGGATGGGGCGGGTGAGGGGGGCTGGAAACAAGGGCAGCccagggggatggggagggggcaaTGAATGCACCAGGCTAAATTCTTCCCTGGGAGGTGGGACAGGATCACCTCCCTGTTTTGTAGAGATTCTGGGGTTTGGCAAACAAAGCCCAGGACAAGTGGAAGAACCAGATTTTGAATCAACAGCAAGCACTGCCCTTTTCCATGATGCTGTCTATCCTCCCAACAGTTCATGAGTAATAAGGGGCCTAAAGGGAGGTGTGGGTCAAGGATGGGAGAAGAAATCAGACAACAAGAACAGGCAGGGTACCTAAAAGAAATTGACTGACGGGTCAAAAACCTAGGTCAGGGAGCAGACTTGAAAGACCAGGCTTGAGCTGGGTCCCTTGGGCAGGGTCCTCCCAGGTAGACCTAGGGGAGCCAGGGAGGCCACTGCTGCCCACCTCTCCATGCCTACAAGGATGTAGCCACCACGGAAGGAGTGGAAGAAGCCCTGGATGAGCGTGGACCACTGCAGGGCAAAGGCGGCCAGGAGGAAGGTGAAGCCCACGCTGCTGAAGCCGTAGCGCTGCAGGAAGACCATGAGGAAGCCGAAACccaagaagatcatggcatgcacaTCCTGGAAGCCTGCAAGGGGGCATTTGGGACTACTCAGGCCACCACCCATAGACCAATCAGCAATCCTGCTGCACCCTCCAGCTCTCACTAGCCAGTGCCACCTTGAGGCTGGAGCCAAGCCTATAAAATTCCCCAAGGCGTGGCCAGGCCTCCCAGCCTGGCTCACCAGCGCAGAGCTGCCCAGCCTGGAGCAGTGGGACCCCCACCATCCCTGTTGTCCCCAGGTCAGAGCAAGAGAGTAGAGCCTTCTGCTCTCTTCTCTACCCTACTCAACTgcccaatccctgggtcattATGACCGGGGAAAAGCCCCACCTTTCCTGTGTGGTTTCCTGCAGCAACCCCTGCCCTCTGTGATGGAAATTCTCTTCCCCTTCTGGCCTTTGTGCTGGAAGTTCATCTTGACATCTAACCTCCATTCCTCATGCTTCAGAATCTATTCCTCTCCACTTTTAgggttttaaattttacaaattaATTGATAAAATAACTGTTAACTTTGTAGAACTGtataaaataactttaataaCTTTGTTAAGAGGTTATCTCAGGGAAAAAAGgaattgaaggcagggggagggcTGCTGAGCCACACAACTCTGGTGCAAATAACGCCCCCTGGATATTTGCAATATGGCCACTTATGAAAAAGAAGATTTATGGGAAAGATTTTACCCTATAGTTTGcttctttctatattttggatatcTTAATTTTATAGATGAATCACTTGAATTTTTTAAGTGTCAGTGGGGTTTCTGGGGAGGGACACTTGGGGtcttttctgtttgctttccAGTCTGTgtacaaaaatctaaaataataagCAGCCATATTGAAAATGAGATACATACAACAATTTGCTTTGTATTATTTTGTTCTGTATCCCTCCCACCATCTACTCATAAACAGGGCTAGAAACACAACCTCAGGTGATGTTCAGCCAGTACATCTCGTCCTGTTTCCTTTGTCTTGGGTCTATGTATCAGTAATGCTGTGCTATCCTTGGCTTTAATGGAGAAACACTTAGAGGAACATTTGAGTGCATTATTGCATCTGTTGTAAATAACTTATTGAGAAACAGGGTTGACCAACCATGACCCTAAACTCTCCTTTCATAGCTCCAGGTGGGAAATTTCTCCTGGAACTTAGTCCTAGGAAATGTCATCTCCCCTAAGGAACAAGGAACTGATCTGCTTTCCTTCACTCATGTGTTAGATGTTTACTAAGAAGTCatagaactaaaaataaataaacaaacaaaaaaacctaagcAGTCATGCATCAGACTCTGGGAATGTAGCTATTGCTGGAAGACAGACATCAAAGGAATCAAAGAATCACGTATGTGAGGCTTCCTTTATTCTGATGAGAACATGTAACTGTCCATATTTCCCCTTTTTCTTGGCTGCCTATAGCTCAAAGCTACATTGGAATTTCAACTATATCAGCTATAGGCCTTCACAGTGTTCATTATTTGTGTTCTTCTCTGCTTTTTGTATAACTGAAATTCACATGTTTTTGTTGTAAATGAATTCAAGTAGAAAGAGGCagatcacaaagaaaaaaaatcgaAATCACCTTTTTTGTTtaaaggtaaagaagcaacaacaagggatttccctgatggtccagtggctaagactctctgctcccaacgcagagggcctgggttcaatccctggttggggaactagatcccacacgtgGCTACTAAAGATCCCGAGGGCCACAtctaagacccagcacggccaaacaaataaataagaaccATCAACAAGCCAAATATGTACTACTGAACTTCAGAATGCAATCAATAACTTTGAGAGAagcaaatttgtgtgtgtgtgtgctgagagtGGGCTGATAGGAAAGGAGTTTGCAAGCCCCTGCAGAGGGCTGGGTACACGCAGCCCCTGGGCCAAGGGGGTGAAGGTCCAGTGGCCTCATTAGATGTCCCCACCACTGCGCCCCTTCTCCAGCCCTGCCCACTCCTCAAGTCGCCAGATCGCTCTTCCCTTTCAGATCTTAAAACCCAACAGAAAAGGAGAGGTGTTGTTTAGATCTCAGTGTGCAGCCTTAGCTCTTTCAGCCTCCCCATCTGACTTGCTTTCTCCTTGTGCAAACAGTAAAGGGGAAGCCATGTCTGTTCTTTTGCCCAAGGACAGCAAGACAACAAACGGGGCTGGGTCACAAGGCTCTGTGCCCAAACCGCTCCAGAACTTGTCTTAAATAGCAATAACATTTACATCTCCCACCTGGGGGTTGTTTGGAATCAAAACTCAATCCAGTGGCTTTTCACCTGGAATCTAAACACCAAGAAATCTCCTTTATTCGTTCCATTCCATGGAATGTTCCACACAGACATTCTCTGTGGGTTGTGGAGGGTAAGGGGCTATTCCAGGTGGAGGCAGGGGGATAGATATGATGACCCCTCAACATTCCCTTCAGGGGATCCCTGGGTCCAGCAGCATGGAGCCTGTTTCCCATCACATCCCCAACGCCTCCAAACTCATGCACCTTTGGCTGGAGAGAAGATAAAAGCCCTCCAGGGCCACCTAttaccctccctccttcccttactGCCTCTCCCCAACCCCACCAGATGATTCCTGAACAAGGTTAGACTGTAGGACAAGGGAACAGTGACAACTGGGGCTTTAGCATCTCACAGAGCTGGCTTTAAATTCcagcacacgcatgcacacacacacacacacacacacacatctctacacttctcactgtgtgaccttggacaagtcacttaacctctctaagcctcagtttcctcgtctgtaaagtggggatataAAATATGAGTAGCAGGAAAAAGGGAGTGGTGAGCTGCGGAGACCATCTCTCCCCACTACTCTACCTCCACCTGCCTTTAAGAGGGCAGATTGGGCTGTATTCTCCTAGAAGAGTCACAAACCACTCTGGTCCCAGTCACACACACTGCTACCCCCACCTCAGGAAGATCCTGTTTCCATCTGTCCTAAATCCCTCTTCTTGCAAGTAAGGTCTCAGAGACAGACAAAAAAGAACCAAACTGTCCATATTTTTTCTTAGAACCCTTTCTCATCTTGGCTTCTGCGTCCCCTGCACACTTAGACTTTCCCCCTAGTCTTTTCCCCCTCTTATTTTCCATGACTTATCTCATGGAATAAGAGGTTTGTAATGTGGAGGAAATGCTGAAGATGGGGAGTCAAGAGGCCGGGTTCTAGGTGGGCTGACTTGCTGTGTTATCTTGCACAGTGGCATTACCTCTCTGGTTCTCTCTCCACCTCGGAGAGGAGTGAACTAGCTGGGCTCTGAAGGCCCTTCCTGTAGAGATAACAGGCAGACACTCAGAGCAGCCATGCCCTTGGCGTTGGCTAGTCCCACTGCCTAACAACAGCGGCAAAATGCCCTTTCATCTCCCAAATCAAAGGGCAGTGGCCACACCACCCACTGACCCTGACCACTTCTCCTGGACACAGGGACGGTGAAGACTCGGCGCATCAAAGCCCCAGGCTCCAGGGACCTCACACCTCCCTCCTTTCCAACCCATCCCCAGGGTCCCAAGTCCACAGGGACAAAAACCTCGTGCAGAAAGAGGTAAGATTCCCACTGCTGTTCCTCCTACTGCAATCCAGGGACAGAAAGCTGTGCATTCAGGACAGTTTATCATGCAACAGAGGGGCAAGGAAGGTCAGGGAGGCCTTTGAAGCAAGCAGGGCTTGGAGGCCTTGATTGGGGCCCATGGGAGAAGCAAATAGGGGGTCATGACAGGCAGCCAGGTCAGACTCTAGAGCAAGAGCTTACAACTCTCAGTCCATGAACTGTTCTCCATCCAACTCCCCATCTCTCTGGACAAATGCATGACCCCAAGAGCTTCCCATCCCAGCTCTGTGGCTTTGATTTCAGCATCCATGGCTCACTTATATAGCCAAAATTGGGATGAAATGTGGGAAAGGAGGAGCTGTAGTCCCCTCTGCCTAGGACCAAGCCtccaccaatactttggccacctgatgcaaagagctaactcactggaaaacaccctgatgctgggaaagactgagggcaggaggaaaaggggccgacagaggatgagatggttggatggcatcactgactcaaaggacatgaatttgagcagactctgggagatggtgaaggacaggggagcctggcgtgctgcattccatggggtcataaacagttggacacgatggagcgactgaacaaaatcAAGCCTCCGCTTCACCCTCTCAGTTCTCAGCACTGTGAGCTTCATGGTGTTGGGGTTGGGGCTGGAAGAGAGTCAGGTGAGGACAGCTGCCCCCAGCTCTGCACACAGAAAGTAAGGTAATAAAAGCTGGGGTTTTTATAGGAGACACCCACATTCTGGGCCTTGTTTGAATGGAGGCACCTTTCTTCTCATTGCTCAGATGGGGAAAACTCAGATGAGGCTTAGAGACCTGCTCAAACATTTGTAACAAACCCTGGGAGATTTGGTGCCCTTGGTCCTAGCTGCCCAGGGCCTGAGTCACAAGGCTGGTCCCCCAACCTTGAGGGAGAGGCTCTGTCCTCAACATGAAGCAGGGGCTTAAACTTCTCCTTCCTGGGCCTTGTCAGCAGGCAGGTGAGCTGCGGTGCTAAGAGcttaggatgctgctgctgctgctaagtcgcttcagttgtgtccgactctgtacgaccccatagatgggcagcccaccaggctcccccgtccctgggattctccaggcaagaacactggagtgggttgccacttccttctccaatgcatgaaagtgaaagtgaagtcgtgtctgactcttagcaaccccatggactgcagcctaccaggcttctccgtccatgggattttccaggtgagagtactggagtggggtgccattgccttctctgaagagctTAGGATGACCAAGTCCTAGTTCCAGCTCTGTCACACACATACTAGGTGATCCTGAATAAATCACAGCCCCTTTGAGCCTCAActtccttctctgtgaaatggGTTAATGACCCTGCCTTTCTTCCTCCTCAGGGCTGTGGGGCGGCTACTCTGTGATTGGCTGGTGGATAGAAAAAATGGTGGTCATTTTTTCTCTGACTCTGGAAGAACCAGCTTTGGGGGACTGGGGAAGAAATGTCTGAGCCCACTGGCCTTGGCTGCCTTCACAGCTATTACCTGCATCActgtctcccccaccccaccccctacctCCCCTGCCCaaaggatttctttttctccttgtgtTCAGGGTGGAGGCCTGAGAAAGACAAAGTCTCTAGGCAAAGCCCAGCTAGGCCAACAAGAGAGTAGGTAAAGCTGGAGCTTCAgatttgggttcaaatcccagctcactCACTTCTAACAGCAAAACCCTGAACCAGCCAACTAACCTGTCTtagctcagtttccccatctttgtCTACTTCACAGACTAAAGGAGAAAATGCATGTGCCGCCCTTGGCATAATACCTGGAACGTGGCAGACACTAGTGAAAGGATATTTTTATAAATCTGGGGCACCTTCATCTCAAAGCAAGAGGGTAGCCTACCTAGGGGTAGATCTGGACTCCCTCCCAAGACACCAGAGAAACCTAGGGTCTTAGCTTCCCGCGCGCCCTCACCCGCACTCACTTGGGTAGCGAAAGTAAAATTCATTGTCCGCGTTACTGTGGTTGCCCCAGTGCCAGAGGGCAGCGTCGGTTTCACGGTTGTAGCGGACAAAGACTGCAAAGAGGATGGCGGTGgcgccctggaggaggaggcacaGCAGGGGCAGCTGCAGTCGCCGGCCCGCGGAGCGGCGGGGAGACCAGGCCATGGGACAGAGGCTGCGAGTCTCCGACTCGGTTGTGGCTCTAGGCGCGTGGCGCGAGCAGACAGTCCAGGGGCGGGCGGGGCGAGCCAGGCCCCGCCCACTGAGCTAGGCCCCGCCCACCACGAGGAGGCTTGCCAGGGCCTTGTTACCCGCGCTCAGTTACCCATCCGAGTTCCCGGAAGCAGGGTGTCGCGGGGAAGGTCAGGGCCTGGGCCCCAGACGTGAGGCGGGGCGAGAAGTGGGAGAGGATGGGGCGTTCGTAGCCCCAAGTCCTCTTTCCTTTGGCCCAGCTGACCCTGATGCCGTTCCGTTGGGACAGATCCTTGGAAATAACCCTGGAAAGGCTCCCCGTGTCCTGCCCTCCTCCGGCGCAGCTGCGGACCggtgagggtggagggagaaagaagggagggCACCCGCCCCCTCAAACATGATGTTAGTTTAGAGAGTGTTTCCCAAAGAATAATCGACCTTGATGGGCTCAGGCTTCTCCCACCGGACCCCTCCAGGGTAGATACAAGAGAGAGTTGAAGTGTTACTCAATCTTTTCCCCAACTGAAAAACCGATGGAGACCGGAGATAAAGAACCGGCTCTGTAGGCACTGATGATTAACGTGGCCAAGGAGGTCTGAGTCTCGACAGTTGAGTTCCTTACCCCACTCCCAAGCCTCCTCGCTTCTACACCCCACCACACTTCTAGGACAGAAGGCTGAACCTGGGAGCAGGCTGGGCAGGGGCCCACTGAAACCTGGGTTCCCTGAACACCCAGTGTGATATGAGAGGTTCTGGGCTGCCCCCAGCAGCTGGAAAGACAGGAAGATAGGTGGTAGGAAGGTCTTCTCAGTTAAAAGTCAAAAGCCCCTTGTTACACAAGCAGGATTTGTATCCACTGGGGTCCTGGTAGACAAACAAGGAGGGGATAGCTGTTAACCGAGCACTCACTGTGAGCCAGGCTTTGGAGATGAGCCAGATCAGCCCTCCCTCCAGGAGCCACTGTCCAGTTAGAAGAGAGACATTCAGGAGGGAATTGAATTGCCATTGGGGTAAATGTGTCACCCAGGAATCAAGAGACTGTGGCGCCCAGAGGAGAAGCTGCAGAGCCTACAGGAGTGGGGATAAGGAAAGGGACTGGGCTGGAGAATTGCCTCCTGGGAAGTGGTGCCTGAAGGCAGCCTGGAAGGACAACCTGGAAATTGAGTAAgtgaagaaaggagaggagacatCTCAAGAAGGGACCCACATAAACAGAAACCGTGGGCATGTTCAGGGTGCTCAGAAATTGAGGTTGGGGGTGGGTATCAGCAGGCAGAGAAACGTGGCCTCTGTTTAGTTGGGTGCTGGGCCCCTGGAGACCTCTGAACAGGTGGAGGACCTTTGTATTATTGGTTCTGACACCCAGCCCACAAAGGGCTTCAAAGAAGAAAACCTGAAGGCCAGTAGGGCTGGTGGTGGGAGAAGTCCTGTGTCTCCACTGCCCACAGCCTAGCTGCACCTATCTGAGGGGGTTGTTatacaggggtggggggtgggcttgTGGGTGTTTGCAAAGATGTCCCAGACCCTGGCCTGAAAGAAGAGCTGCCattcccatgggctgtagcctaagGCCATAGGGACCAGTCACTGCCCAGAGCTGATGCCAAGTAGGGCTCAACCTTGCTTCTCCTCTGCCACCTCCCCAGTTCACCTCCTCCCCCACTTCTCCTCAAGGCCTAAGCCTCTGGTCCAGCATGGACTCTGCAGGACAGTTAGATTCTAGGTGCCCAACTGGGCAGGTGTGGGAGGGTGGTAGCTGCCTCTGATAGCACAGCTCTAGCAGGCGGAGCAGCCTCTCTGGCCCTTGGTGGCCCCTGGCCCCGAGGCTCTGTGTCACTACTTGGTCAGCAAGATGGCTGTTTTCTTGCTCCTCTGCAGGTGGTGGGGTaagggaagagggcaggggaGGAGAAGATGTCTGATCAGCTGCCTTTGGATAACAACTCTCAGATCATTCAACATCTGGGGTTTCCTGCCACATTCAGCCTTCTGCCCCAAAGATGCAGTCTACTTCCTGAGCCCTGTTTGGAAGAGGGGGTTGCCCTGGGTTGCACAGGCAAGGACTAGACAGGCCCTTAAGGGGAAAGGTTTTC
This window contains:
- the RHBG gene encoding ammonium transporter Rh type B, with the translated sequence MAWSPRRSAGRRLQLPLLCLLLQGATAILFAVFVRYNRETDAALWHWGNHSNADNEFYFRYPSFQDVHAMIFLGFGFLMVFLQRYGFSSVGFTFLLAAFALQWSTLIQGFFHSFRGGYILVGMESMINADFCAAAVLISFGAVLGKTGPVQLLLMALLEVVLFGLNEFVLLSLLEVKDAGGSMTIHTFGAYFGLILSRVLYRPQLENSKHCQGSVYHSDLFAMIGTIFLWIFWPSFNSAPTALGDGQHRTALNTYYSLTASTLSTFALSALVGGDGRLDMVHVQNAALAGGVVVGTSAEMMLTPFGALAAGFLAGAISTLGYKFITPILESKLKVQDTCGVHNLHGMPGVLGALLGGLVAGLATREAYGDGLESVFPRIAEGQRSATSQAMHQLFGLFVTLTFASVGGGLGGLLLRLPILDSPPDSQCYEDQIYWEVPGEHEHLAQGSEETETQA